Proteins encoded in a region of the Triticum dicoccoides isolate Atlit2015 ecotype Zavitan chromosome 3A, WEW_v2.0, whole genome shotgun sequence genome:
- the LOC119272288 gene encoding uncharacterized protein LOC119272288 isoform X3, with protein MAHEDGWPLGLGLGTLNPGAGAVRSVGSSSSTAAFTPSHCVSSVASSDLDTESAWSLPRAGGGGGGITLAALIGLVDAMESRRSRRRGERASRSGRLRALLLSLCLRSHLENGGGAAPSLGQFLEMERRASGSSGHLHRMLPWNRD; from the exons ATGGCCCATGAG GACGGCTGGCCTCTTGGACTGGGCCTGGGCACCCTGAATCCGGGAGCCGGGGCGGTCAGGagcgtcggctcctcctcctccaccgcggcATTCACCCCGTCCCACTGCGTCTCGTCCGTCGCTTCGTCTGATCTGGACACAGAG TCGGCGTGGTCTTTGCCgcgcgctggcggcggcggcggcggcatcacgCTGGCGGCCCTGATCGGCCTGGTGGACGCTATGGAGAGCCGGCGCAGCAGGCGCCGGGGCGAGAGGGCGAGCAGGAGCGGCAGGCTGcgggcgctgctgctctcgctctgccTCCGGAGCCACCTGGAgaacggcggcggcgcggcgccgtcGCTCGGCCAGTTCCTCGAGATGGAGAGGAGGGCTAGCGGGAGCAGTGGCCATCTCCACAGGATGCTTCCGTGGAACCGTGACTGA
- the LOC119272288 gene encoding uncharacterized protein LOC119272288 isoform X1, which translates to MILDWEVWQDGWPLGLGLGTLNPGAGAVRSVGSSSSTAAFTPSHCVSSVASSDLDTESAWSLPRAGGGGGGITLAALIGLVDAMESRRSRRRGERASRSGRLRALLLSLCLRSHLENGGGAAPSLGQFLEMERRASGSSGHLHRMLPWNRD; encoded by the exons ATGATTCTTGACTGGGAGGTATGGCAGGACGGCTGGCCTCTTGGACTGGGCCTGGGCACCCTGAATCCGGGAGCCGGGGCGGTCAGGagcgtcggctcctcctcctccaccgcggcATTCACCCCGTCCCACTGCGTCTCGTCCGTCGCTTCGTCTGATCTGGACACAGAG TCGGCGTGGTCTTTGCCgcgcgctggcggcggcggcggcggcatcacgCTGGCGGCCCTGATCGGCCTGGTGGACGCTATGGAGAGCCGGCGCAGCAGGCGCCGGGGCGAGAGGGCGAGCAGGAGCGGCAGGCTGcgggcgctgctgctctcgctctgccTCCGGAGCCACCTGGAgaacggcggcggcgcggcgccgtcGCTCGGCCAGTTCCTCGAGATGGAGAGGAGGGCTAGCGGGAGCAGTGGCCATCTCCACAGGATGCTTCCGTGGAACCGTGACTGA
- the LOC119272288 gene encoding uncharacterized protein LOC119272288 isoform X2, with product MAHEVWQDGWPLGLGLGTLNPGAGAVRSVGSSSSTAAFTPSHCVSSVASSDLDTESAWSLPRAGGGGGGITLAALIGLVDAMESRRSRRRGERASRSGRLRALLLSLCLRSHLENGGGAAPSLGQFLEMERRASGSSGHLHRMLPWNRD from the exons ATGGCCCATGAG GTATGGCAGGACGGCTGGCCTCTTGGACTGGGCCTGGGCACCCTGAATCCGGGAGCCGGGGCGGTCAGGagcgtcggctcctcctcctccaccgcggcATTCACCCCGTCCCACTGCGTCTCGTCCGTCGCTTCGTCTGATCTGGACACAGAG TCGGCGTGGTCTTTGCCgcgcgctggcggcggcggcggcggcatcacgCTGGCGGCCCTGATCGGCCTGGTGGACGCTATGGAGAGCCGGCGCAGCAGGCGCCGGGGCGAGAGGGCGAGCAGGAGCGGCAGGCTGcgggcgctgctgctctcgctctgccTCCGGAGCCACCTGGAgaacggcggcggcgcggcgccgtcGCTCGGCCAGTTCCTCGAGATGGAGAGGAGGGCTAGCGGGAGCAGTGGCCATCTCCACAGGATGCTTCCGTGGAACCGTGACTGA